The sequence below is a genomic window from bacterium 336/3.
TAGAGTTTGAAGGCAACGGAATAACCCCTTTTATGCAGGCATTGCTGGAAAATAAAACGAAAGAACTTACACTTTTACAACTACTTGGTACTGACATTCATCAAACAAATAAGGCTGGTGTGCCTCCTATCGCTATCATGACACTTGCCAATGCATTGGGTAAAGCAGATACCTCAGTAATACGTATGCTTGCACGCAAAAATGCCCCAAAGAGCTTCAAAGGCAATGTTTTTTTGGATAAAGAAAAGAAAAATGCTGTAAAAACACTTTTAGGGATAGCTGTTTTCTATAATAAAATAGATTTGGTTCGTTATTTTGTGGAAAGTATGAAAGTTGATAAAAATGAAAAAATCAATGATTTGGGACAAACAGCACTGATTTTAGCAACCATCAATAATCAGAAAGATATTGTAGATTATCTTGTAGCACAAAATGCAGATGCAAATATAAGAGATAATACGGGTAAAATTGCTTTTAACTATGCCGTCGAAAGCCTTACAACAGATGCTTCTACACCTATTATTACCACCCTTCTTGAGAAGAATTTAGATGTAAATATGCCTATTTCGCTTGCTGATAGCTCTACTACTAGTTTGCTTATGCTTGCAACAGAAAGAAATCAGAAAGTACTTGTAAAAAAATACTTGGAAAAAGGTGCAAAAACAGAAATAACCAATAAAAATGGTCAGACTGCTATTTTTTTAGCAAAAGACCCTCAAATATTAGAAATGTTACTAACTGCAAAAGCCAATATAGACCATACAGATGGAAAAGGGAATACTATTCTTGCCTATGTGGATAAACCTGAAAATGCCCGTTTATTGTTAGAAAAAGGAGCTAGTTTATACAAAGGCTATCCTTTGCATCGTGCTGTAGAAAATGGTTATTTGGAAGTTGTAAAGGTTTTTTTAGAGAAAGGAGCTTCTCCAAATTATACCAATATGAATGGAGAAAACACACTTCATATTGCTGTTCTTAAAGACCAACAAGAGATAGCTAAACTTTTGATGTCAAAAGGTGGTAGTCCAAAAGATAAGAACTTTCAAGGAAAATCAGCTTTAGACCTTGCCAAAGCTACAAAAAACAAAGAAATGCAAGTGATTTTGAAGAAAAAGAAATAAGTCAAAGCTTTTTAAATAATAATTATTGAAAAAATTAAATTTTACAGAAAGGGAAAAAGTATTTTTTCCCTTTTTTGTTCATATACAAAGAGGAATAAAGAAATACTTATAAGCTAAAAAGTATATTCTGTATTGTAGTTGATATAAAGTGACGATAAATAGCTGTTTAGAGGAAAAAATGCATTTCAATAAATTTTCTGACAAAAATGGATACTGTTTATATTTATTAAGTTAGTATTAATTGTAAAGACAAAAGATCAATATGTATAATGACAATTATGAAACATGCTCAAAAACTTATGTAACACTTCGTATTTATTGCGACCTTTTTCAACCAGATAAATTAACTGAATACCTTGGAATTTTGCCCTCAGAAACACAAATAAAAGGACAGGAGAGTAAACAGCTGACTAATAAATTAATTGAAAAGAATGGTTGGTTTTTGACAACAGAAAATATTATAAAATCTAAGGATAGTAGACGACACATTGACTATTTAGCAGACAAGTTATTACCAATAAAAAGTAAATTGAAATCGCTTATTGCAGACGGGAGCGAAGTTGACATAAGCTGTTTTTGGGAATCTGAAAGTGGACAAGGTGGACCAACATTGTCGCAACAACAATTGTCAAAACTTGCGGAACTTGGTATTGAATTGTGGTTCGACATATATTAAATAACACTAGAACAGCTCAAGGAAAAGAAATTAGATAATTAAAAATGAAAAGTATAATCTTAACACTTACAACAATACTGTTTTGTATTTCTTGTTCGCTTCAAAAGAGAAGTGAAACACATTTCAACACTAAGAATAGTAATTATAAAATTCATGGTGAATTTAAAACTTATTTCGACAAGTGTGGAGTTGCAGGTACAATTGTAATTTTTGATAAAAATAATCAAGAATGGATTTTATTAGATACAACAAGTATTAAGACTGAAAGTTTGCCTGCTTCAACTTTCAAAATTATCAATTTACTGATTGCATTAGAAACTAAAACCATAAAAGACGAAAAAGAAATTATAAAATGGGTTGGTAAAACTGACACAGTAAAATATGGTTATAGACCAGAAATTTATCACGATATGTCTGTTCATGAAGCATTTGATGTTTCTGCAGGTTGGGTATTTATTGAGTTAGCAAAAAAAATAGGCAAAGAAAAATATAAAAAATACTTATCAGCTTGTAATTATGGTAATCTTAACCTTACTGAAAAAAATGATGACTTCTGGAACATTGGTAACTTTGCCATTTCACCTATGAATCAAGTAGAATTTATCAAAAAAATATATGAAGAAAAATTGCCTTTTTCAAAGAGAAATATAGAAATAGTTAAAAGAGTAATGATAACTGAAGAAACTGATAACTACACTATAAGAGCAAAAACAGGATGGACAAGAGAGAATAACACAAATACAGGTTGGTGGGTTGGTTATTTAGAAGCTAACAACAATACTTATTTCTTTGCAACTCGTTTATTACAAGACAGGAATAAAAACAGAAACGATTTTGGAAGTTGCAGAAAAGAAATCACAAAGAAAATATTCTATGATTTGGGGTTTTTAAAAAATAATGATGAAAGTTTTAAAAAAGGCAATTATCTATTCAATTCTATTGACCATATTCCTATTGTGGTAAGCGATTTAGAAAAAGTCAAAGATATTTTTAAAAACCAATTAAATTTTACAATAAAAGAAGGAAAAACTCATGAAGGTATAAAAAACTGTTTTGTGAAATTTCAAGATGGCACTTATCTTGAATTCATTGAACCATTGGATAGTTCTCAGTCTATTGGAAAGTATTATACTAATTTCTTAAAAATAAGACAAGGTAGCACTTCATTGGGTATATCTATCAAAAATACTGACTTAGCAAAGAAGGTGCTATCAGAAAAAAATATTTCATTTTCTGCTGACAGTAATAAAATTTGGCAAACTATTGAACCTGAAAACTCGGAATGGTTCTTTATTGAATACACTAATAAAAATTGGAAAGAAAATTCAACAAATACTACTCATTTAAATACTGCCATTTCACTAAATTCAACATACATTTTAAATGATAACATTGATAAAGAAGCGAAAAAATATAAACTTCTTAGTTTTACAGAAGCTGAAAATGGTGAGTTTTTAGGAACATCCTACAAACTATTTAAAATAGGAAAGAGTAATTTGTATTTGTTAGATGGTAAAAAGTCATTCAAAATAAATCAACTACTTAATTCAAAAAAAATGCAAGGAATTTGTGGTTTCGAAATCAAAGTAAATTCACTTCAAACATTCAACAAACAAATAAAGCAAAATGACAACATAAAATATGAAAAGACCAAGACAACAATTCATTTTAAAGGTTACAACATTTTTATGATATTTACTGAATAGATAAATCTTACTAGTCAAAGAAAACCTTTCGTTAATATCGTATGGGCAATAGTAGAGTTAACGTTTTTCAAAACCAGCCCTAAAATGTTATGTGTAACATCATAAAAAAATTAATAATACTTAGACACAAAAAATAATCATGCTATGACTGACATTGACCAGCATTTTAGAAAGCTTGAAAGAATGTATTTACTTTCTGCACCTATAAATAAAGATGTTTATAGTGGTATTAAATTGAGTGTTTCAAATGAGCGAGGAGAGTTATTGCTTAAAATTGAACCGAAATTTTTTCATGCAGCTAATTCACTTCATGGCTCTGTTTACTTTAAAATGTTGGATGATGCTGCTTTTTTTGCTGTTAATTCTATAGTTGAAGATGTATTTGTTTACACAGTTTCTTTCAATATTCAGATATTGAGGCCTGCGACAGAGGGCATCATTAAATCAATTGGAGAATTGAAATTTAAATCCAACAATTTATTTATTGCTGACTCAAACCTATATGATGAAAACAATAAACTAATTGGTCGAGGGACTGGCAATTTCATGAAAAGCCGGATTGAATTGAATGAAGAAATAGGTTATAAGTAATGAATGATATAACACGTTAGTTTGGTAAAAGCAGGCAAACGGCAGTAGAAAAAGAAAAACCAGAACATCTTTATGAAAATATTCTGGACTTTTGAAAAGAGATTGATAAGGTTGATTAAAACCTGAACATTCTATTATTATGTGCTAAATCTGTAGTAGAGACAGATTGAATCACATTCCAAAATCTTACCTGCTTTCATTTGGAATAAATCGTAAAACACTTGAACATGTTTTTGAAAAAATAAAAAAGCTCAAAAAGATTTTGAGCTTTTTTGTAATATGTTATTCAAGCATTCTTATTTTAAACCATTTTCGCTTTTTCTGAGTAATTCCTGAATGGCTCTCTCCAATTGTTGGTCTTTACCTTTAAGTAATTGAGCTGGCTCATTAGGTACTTTTACATCTGGTTCTAATTGTGTGTTTTCCATATATTTTCCTTGCATATCTGTCATACCTACTTGTGGAATGCCAAATACAAGGGTCGGATCTATTTGTGTTTCCCACCAAACGGCTGTTCCTGTTCCTGGTACAGGCATTCCAACAGTTTTTCCGATTTCATACGATTTGTAAGTAACTGGAAATAGATGAGCATCAGAATAGTTACTTTCGCTCATCAGAACTACTGAAGGTTTTGACCATTTACGCATAGGCTCTACACCCATTTTTTGCTCACGTGGTACCATTTCCATATATTTTTTTCCACTTAAAAAGGTGGCTAAATCATCATGTAACCATCCACCACCATTGAAGCGAGTATCTACCACCAAGCCTTCTTTGGCAATATGTTTGCCCAAAACATCATCTACAACTGTTCTATAGCTGGGGTCGTTCATACCACGTACATGTACATAACCAATTTTACCACCAGAAATTTTCTCCACTTCTTTGGCCTGACGAGCCACCCAGCGTTTGTAGAGTAGTTCGCTTTCTTCACCTCTTGAAATAGGTTTCATGGATTCCTCAAAACGATTGTTGCTTTTGGGATCAAAAACAGAAAGTAAAATCAACTGATTTGCTTTTCTGTTGAGTAGAATACTGCAATCTTTTTCAGAAGTAATAGCTTCACCATCAATCTTTTCGATAATCATGCCTGCTTTAATCTTAGATTGAGCATTATCAAGTGGGCTACGGGAAATGATTTCAGCAATTTTAACACCATTGCTTTTATAAGAGTGGTCAGGGAAAATACCCAAAGAGGCAGTTGCATCTGTACTAGTTGTTTGTGGAGAATATCTGCATCCAGTATGTGAAGCATTTAACTCTCCCAAAAGCTCTGAAAGCATTTCAGAAAAATCGTGGTTGTTATTGATATGAGGAATAAAACGTTTGTATTCTTTGTAGTAAAAATTCCAATCTACTTTATGTAAATCTTTTACATAAAATTTCTTAACAACTTGCCTCCAAGCATGATCAAAAATGTATGATTTCTCCGCTACATAATTCAAATTCATTTCGCCTCTGATGTTGATAGGCTCTTTTTTACCACTTTCTACATCAATTTTAGCAATATTTCCATTAGAAAGAATAAAGAGGTGTTTTCCGTCCTGACTGATTTCCATATCAGTTCCTGCATTTTTAGCAAGTAGTTTTGTTTCTTTGGTACGTAAATCTGTTACCCACAAATCGTTATCTTTTTCAAAACGAGCTAAATAAAATAGTTTTTCACCATCTTTAGAAAGTACAGCATCTGAAAGGCGAGAGGAATGTATAGTAAGTTTTACTTTTCTATTTTCTAAATCTTCCAAATCAAGAACTAAAGCATTATTTTCTTTAGAAGGTGTTTCTGTTTGTTTGTTTTTCTTGTCTTTTTTACCTGTTTCTGTACTTTCAGGCTCTTTTTTGTCTTTTTTATCTTTGTCTTCTCTTTCTTTGAGCAGAGCTAATTCTTCTTTGCTTAGTTTAAATTTATCAAATGCTTGTTTATCAAAAAACATAGCATAAACATCTGTTTCACCACCCCACGAACCATGATTTTTCATGCCATCTCTATCTGAAAACCACATCATCATTTTACCTGACATTGCCCATTTTGGACTATTATCGCTATATCCACTTTGGGTTAAGTTGATAGGGTCACTTTTTCCATCAGCATGTATCAGAGCTATTTCATTCATAAAAATTTGCCCACCTTTAGGTATAAAACTTGAAAGCAAGTATTTGCTATCAGGTGACCATGTAAAATACTGATCGCCATCTGAATACGAATAATTATACTGACTTGGTAAAACAGTACGAATGGCTTTGCTTGCTAAATTATAAACTCTTAGTGTTACTCTTTCTTCTAAATAGGCTACTTCTTTACCATCAGGGGAGAAAATAGGTTGAAACTCTTCAGCATCTGTGGCAATAATGGCATCCTCTTTGAGTACTGTAGAAGCATAAAAATAAGGTTCTTCTTTGCGTGTGATGCTTGTTTGGTAGATATTCCAATTGTTATTGCGTTCACCTGCATATACAAGGCTTCTTCCATCAGGGCTGAAACTCAAACTACGTTCTTGCTCAGGAGTATTGGTAATACGTTTGGTAACACTGCCATCAACAGAACTTACAAAAACTTCTCCACGAAAAATAAAAGCGATTTCTTTGCCATTAGGAGAGGTCGTAAACTCAGTTGCTCCACCTGTAATCGATACAATTTTTTCAGTGTTCAAACGGCTATCAGTAGCAATCTGAATATTGAGTTTTTGAGGTTGAGCCCCTTCTTTTAAGGTGTAAACCTCTCCGTTCCAAGTAAAACAAAGTGTTCCATTATTAGCTTGTGAAAGAAAGCGAACAGGATGTTTTTCAAAATTCGTGACTTGTTTGGCTTGAGAATTTGGGGTAATACTTGTTTTCCAGATATTGAATATACCAGATTTTTCACTTAAAAAGAATACTTCCTGATTGCCTCCTGAGGCAAAAATAGGGTTTCTGTCTTCACCTTCAAAATTAGAAATTTTATTATAAGACTGATTTTGTGTGTCATACACCCAGATGTCCCTTGTTACTGAAGAAGTATGGTGTTTTCTCCATTTATCTTCATAACCTTTCCAGTCTTGATAAACAATTTTAGAGCCATCAGTATTGTATCTTGCACTTTCTGCATTCAAATCTAGAAGCATTTGGGCTTGTCCACCTGAAACAGCAACACTATATAGTTGTTCTGTTCTTGGGAACTGCATATTCTCGGCTTTTTGTTGCCGAGCACTTTGAAAAATGATGTTTTTATTGTCTGTACTAAAATCTGTTGGAAAATCACTTGATGAGTGAAATGTCAAGCGTTTGGCTTCTCCACCCATTGCAGGCATTACAAATACATCAAAATTGCCATATCTGTCTGATGCAAAAGCAATTTGTTTTCCATCTTTGCTCCATACAGGCATAAAATCGTGAGATTCGTGAAGGGTAAGAGGAACGGCAAGCCCTCCAGTAGCACCAACTCTGTATAAATCACCTTTATAACTGAAAACAACGGTTTGTCCATCAGGCGAAATAGCAGGATAACGCATCCAAAGAGGAGAGTCTTGAGCAAAAGCATTGAAACTTAGCCAAAAACTTGCTAAAAAAGCCCAAATTTGGGATTTGAAAAATTTAAACATATAAGCACAAAAGTTTAAGAAATAAAAATATATCTCACTAGAACGTTTTTGTGCTTGCTTTCAGTATATAAAGATTTGTTTTTTTAAGATAAATGTTTTTGAATAACCTTAGAAATGGCTTCAAATTCTAATAAAAAGCCATCATGACCATAGAAAGAGTCTATTTCGTGATAAATTGCATTGGGGATATGTTTGGCTAGAAACTTCTGTTCATCAACAGGGAATAAAATATCAGAGCTGATGCCTATAACAGTTGTTTTAGCTTTGATAGCCCCCAAAGCAATTTCAATAGTTTCTCTGTTTCTGGCTACTTGATGGCTATCCATAGCCTTTGAGAGTGTCCAATAGGCAAAAGCATTGAAACGCCTCATGAGTTTTTCACCTTGATATTGCTGATAAGAAGATGCTTTGAAGTCATCTGTTTTATCAAAATCTTCTTCTTTTTGCGTTTGGTTATACGTAAACTGATTACGATAAGAAATCAGGGCAATGGCTCTTGCTGCTTTTAGACCAAGCATCCCAGCTTGGATATGGCTGTATTTCCAAGAATAATCAGCTTCAATTGCCATTCTTTGAGCCTCGTTGAAGGCAATTCCCCAAGGCGAATGAAAGGCATTGGTAGCTAGTAAAACAAGATTCTCAAATATAGAATTTTGCATAATAGCCCATTCCATAGCAATTTGACCACCCAATGAGCCACCCAAAAGCAAATGAATTCTGGGCAAATCAAGGTGTTTACGAAGTAGCTCTAAGGAATTTGCTATATCTCTAATGGTAATAAGAGGGAAATCGTGAAAATAGGGACTTTTTGTATCTGAGTTGACAGATAAAGCATGTGTAGAACCATAACAAGAACCCAGATTATTCGCACAAACAATGAAATAACGTTCAGGGTCTAAAATATTGCCTTTGCCAAACAAACCAGACCACCAATCCGAAACGTCAGAATTGGCTGTAAGAGCATGAATAACCCAAATGACATTGCTTTTTTCGGCATTCAGTGTACCAAAAGTATGATAGGCAACTTCTAATTCGGATAATACTTGTTTATTTTCTAAAGTAAAAGGTTGTTTATAATGAAAAATAGCTGGCTCTGTCATATCAGGATTAGGAATTTTGCGTAAAAATATGTTTTTTTAGGTTCATACTTGTTGAAAAAATGAAGTTTTGGAAAAAAGTATTTAAAGGGACTATAGTATGTTTATTAATTCTACGGATAGTTTTTTTAGTTTTACTCTATGTACAAAAGCATCGTTCATGGGCTGTTTATCAAGAAAGAATTAAATTATATCAAGATAATAAAAAGTAATAAACTCATTATCAATCCTAAAATCTTACAATTATGCAAATCCATTATGCTTTGTTTTTGGCTCATCCTGCTTCCAATCCACCATTCAATATTGAATTGGGTTTGGATGGAGGTAAAACGCATATTTTAGAAAATTGTTTGCATATCCCTGATGGAGTAAGCAGGCTAGAAAGTTTCGTGAAAGAAAATCAGGCTATTTTGTTACCTCATTTTACACTTGTATATCCAATTTATATGGATGCGATGAACACAAGTGCCGAAAATACTATGTTACAAATTGCATGGCTCATTAAAGATGAAGCAGATGCAAAAAAATGGGGTTTTGATAGAGTAGGAGGACTGACAGGCAAAAAGCCCCAAGATTTTATAATTGATAGATAAAAAAATACTCCTCCATAAAATTACGTAGTAAATACTGACTTTTACTTTTAACTTTTGGAAAATTTTAGACCCTCCAAAAGTTTTTCAAATAAAAAATATCATGGCAAAAGCAAAAAGCACTTATTTCTGTCAGAGTTGTGGTTACCAATCACCAAAATGGCTTGGTAAATGCCCTTCTTGTAGTCAGTGGAATACATTTGTAGAAGAATTAGTTCAGAAAGAGGAACCTACCAAAGGCAGTTGGAAAGTATCTTCTTCTACCAAAATAACAGCCAAACCACGAAAAATTGATGAAATCAATTTTGAAGAACAGCCTCGTTTAGTTACTCCAGACAAAGAATTGAACAGAGTACTTGGTGGGGGCATTGTGGCAGGTTCGTTGGTGCTGATTGGTGGTGAGCCAGGAATTGGAAAATCTACACTGATGCTTCAAATTGCTTTGAGTTTGCATGGCTTAAAGGTATTATATGTATCTGGAGAGGAAAGCGAACAGCAAATCAAGATGAGGGCAGAGAGATTAGAACAAAAAGGTTCTGAGTGTTATCTGCTCACAGAAACCTCTACACAAAATATATTCAAACAGATAGAAAATTTAGAGCCTGACATTGTAGTCATTGACTCTATTCAGACACTTCATTCTTCGTTTATCGAATCTTCAGCAGGGAGTATCTCACAAGTACGAGAGTGTACAGCCGAACTCATGAAATTTGCTAAAGAAACAGGTACACCTGTATTCTTAATTGGGCATATTACTAAAGAAGGAACGCTTGCTGGACCAAAAGTGCTTGAACACATGGTAGATACTGTTCTGCAATTTGAAGGTGATAGGCATTTGGTTTACAGGATTTTACGTACTACAAAAAATCGCTTTGGCTCTACCTCCGAACTTGGGATTTATGAAATGGTAGGAACAGGGTTGAGAGAAGTTAGCAACCCTTCAGAAATACTGATTTCACAACGTGAGGAAAGTTTGAGTGGTGTGAGTATTGGGGCAACTTTAGAAGGGAATAGACCGTTACTCATTGAAGTACAGTCACTTGTAAGTCCATCAAACTATGGAACGCCCCAACGCAGTAGCACAGGTTTTGATGCCAAACGTTTGAATATGCTTTTGGCTGTTTTAGAAAAAAGGGGAGGTTTTAGACTGGGTACGCAAGATGTATTTTTGAATATTGCAGGAGGTTTGAGAGTCGAAGACCCTGCCATAGACTTGGCTGTATGTTGTTCTATTGCTTCCTCCCATGAGGATATTCCCACAAATCCTAAAATATGCTTTGCAGCCGAAATAGGGCTTGGAGGAGAAATAAGAGCCGTTACCAAAATAGAAAACAGAATTACTGAAGCTGAAAAACTGGGTTTTCAGACCATTTATATTTCAAAATATAATCTAAAAGGCTTGAATCTATCCAATTATAAAATACAAGTAAAGGCA
It includes:
- a CDS encoding thioesterase yields the protein MTDIDQHFRKLERMYLLSAPINKDVYSGIKLSVSNERGELLLKIEPKFFHAANSLHGSVYFKMLDDAAFFAVNSIVEDVFVYTVSFNIQILRPATEGIIKSIGELKFKSNNLFIADSNLYDENNKLIGRGTGNFMKSRIELNEEIGYK
- a CDS encoding peptidase S41, whose product is MFKFFKSQIWAFLASFWLSFNAFAQDSPLWMRYPAISPDGQTVVFSYKGDLYRVGATGGLAVPLTLHESHDFMPVWSKDGKQIAFASDRYGNFDVFVMPAMGGEAKRLTFHSSSDFPTDFSTDNKNIIFQSARQQKAENMQFPRTEQLYSVAVSGGQAQMLLDLNAESARYNTDGSKIVYQDWKGYEDKWRKHHTSSVTRDIWVYDTQNQSYNKISNFEGEDRNPIFASGGNQEVFFLSEKSGIFNIWKTSITPNSQAKQVTNFEKHPVRFLSQANNGTLCFTWNGEVYTLKEGAQPQKLNIQIATDSRLNTEKIVSITGGATEFTTSPNGKEIAFIFRGEVFVSSVDGSVTKRITNTPEQERSLSFSPDGRSLVYAGERNNNWNIYQTSITRKEEPYFYASTVLKEDAIIATDAEEFQPIFSPDGKEVAYLEERVTLRVYNLASKAIRTVLPSQYNYSYSDGDQYFTWSPDSKYLLSSFIPKGGQIFMNEIALIHADGKSDPINLTQSGYSDNSPKWAMSGKMMMWFSDRDGMKNHGSWGGETDVYAMFFDKQAFDKFKLSKEELALLKEREDKDKKDKKEPESTETGKKDKKNKQTETPSKENNALVLDLEDLENRKVKLTIHSSRLSDAVLSKDGEKLFYLARFEKDNDLWVTDLRTKETKLLAKNAGTDMEISQDGKHLFILSNGNIAKIDVESGKKEPINIRGEMNLNYVAEKSYIFDHAWRQVVKKFYVKDLHKVDWNFYYKEYKRFIPHINNNHDFSEMLSELLGELNASHTGCRYSPQTTSTDATASLGIFPDHSYKSNGVKIAEIISRSPLDNAQSKIKAGMIIEKIDGEAITSEKDCSILLNRKANQLILLSVFDPKSNNRFEESMKPISRGEESELLYKRWVARQAKEVEKISGGKIGYVHVRGMNDPSYRTVVDDVLGKHIAKEGLVVDTRFNGGGWLHDDLATFLSGKKYMEMVPREQKMGVEPMRKWSKPSVVLMSESNYSDAHLFPVTYKSYEIGKTVGMPVPGTGTAVWWETQIDPTLVFGIPQVGMTDMQGKYMENTQLEPDVKVPNEPAQLLKGKDQQLERAIQELLRKSENGLK
- a CDS encoding homoserine O-acetyltransferase, with amino-acid sequence MFHYKQPFTLENKQVLSELEVAYHTFGTLNAEKSNVIWVIHALTANSDVSDWWSGLFGKGNILDPERYFIVCANNLGSCYGSTHALSVNSDTKSPYFHDFPLITIRDIANSLELLRKHLDLPRIHLLLGGSLGGQIAMEWAIMQNSIFENLVLLATNAFHSPWGIAFNEAQRMAIEADYSWKYSHIQAGMLGLKAARAIALISYRNQFTYNQTQKEEDFDKTDDFKASSYQQYQGEKLMRRFNAFAYWTLSKAMDSHQVARNRETIEIALGAIKAKTTVIGISSDILFPVDEQKFLAKHIPNAIYHEIDSFYGHDGFLLEFEAISKVIQKHLS
- a CDS encoding DNA repair protein RadA (Sms; stabilizes the strand-invasion intermediate during the DNA repair; involved in recombination of donor DNA and plays an important role in DNA damage repair after exposure to mutagenic agents), which encodes MAKAKSTYFCQSCGYQSPKWLGKCPSCSQWNTFVEELVQKEEPTKGSWKVSSSTKITAKPRKIDEINFEEQPRLVTPDKELNRVLGGGIVAGSLVLIGGEPGIGKSTLMLQIALSLHGLKVLYVSGEESEQQIKMRAERLEQKGSECYLLTETSTQNIFKQIENLEPDIVVIDSIQTLHSSFIESSAGSISQVRECTAELMKFAKETGTPVFLIGHITKEGTLAGPKVLEHMVDTVLQFEGDRHLVYRILRTTKNRFGSTSELGIYEMVGTGLREVSNPSEILISQREESLSGVSIGATLEGNRPLLIEVQSLVSPSNYGTPQRSSTGFDAKRLNMLLAVLEKRGGFRLGTQDVFLNIAGGLRVEDPAIDLAVCCSIASSHEDIPTNPKICFAAEIGLGGEIRAVTKIENRITEAEKLGFQTIYISKYNLKGLNLSNYKIQVKAFSKLDEVFREIF